The following are encoded together in the Capsulimonas corticalis genome:
- a CDS encoding GH92 family glycosyl hydrolase yields the protein MTFNPLLLVNPLQGANSQGEFSRGNTLPLVSAPWGMTQWTLQNGSGRWFFDPNTPTISSLRATRQPSPWMADYGVFGIFAQTGDLVASRAARAVRYNPEDLSVHPDYLSVVLADDGTRMEMSATERCGIFRFTYAADVTARVLIDANHGARIHAGENLITGLSRTNHGGVPENFACYFAVRFDRPFTNAFVTQGGAATGQTELEGEEIGVVAEFEAGAPVVVKIGASFISVEQAIRNIDLEIGNKDFDAVRGELSATWSDLLGRIEVEGGTTDQNRTFYSCLYRAHLFPHMFHETDAAGQTVHYSAYTGEVLPGVAYTDSGFWDTYRTLFPLLSILQPKRYGEILQGFVNAYKEGGWLPQWPSPGYRAVMIGTHIDAVFADAFVKGVTGFDREMAYEGLLKDANIPGDPHDLYGRVGLDDYLKLGYVAAETANKSASRSLDYHYDDFCISQVAGVLGRTTDQDRLRARARNYTKLYDAESGFVRGRNADGSWPANFNPYSWGGPYVEGSAWQSTWAVPHDPAGLMAVMGGQEALVRKLDRMMYQSPKFEVGSYGQEIHEMSEMAAVQFGQYAQSNQPVHLALFLYAAAGSPARTQYWVRRTMNELYTPDDFPGDEDNGEMASWYLFNALGLYPLCPGHPSYVLSSPLFPKATVTLEDGKKLVIEALANSAQNCYVTGVAVNGAAHPSLSISHDDIAAGGSLTFTMAAAPSPRALSASDLPYSLSAYPEMAPATDPFGASLKISCGGSDAGGEFADDCYVTGGEVVSLGGPGVYASARRGAFQYALPLPALPEGQSYTVRLRFAASDASEFNGRVIGAGQTSGERSVDPNYADGVREDFSGVAPSGDGLIRIETAQGALSAIEIFAAG from the coding sequence ATGACTTTTAATCCTCTTCTCCTTGTCAACCCATTGCAGGGCGCAAATTCGCAGGGCGAGTTCTCGCGGGGCAACACGCTGCCGCTGGTCTCGGCGCCCTGGGGAATGACCCAATGGACGCTCCAGAATGGATCGGGACGCTGGTTCTTCGATCCCAATACGCCGACGATCAGCTCGCTGCGCGCGACGCGCCAGCCCTCGCCCTGGATGGCGGATTATGGCGTGTTCGGGATCTTTGCCCAGACCGGCGATCTTGTCGCCTCCCGCGCGGCGCGCGCCGTCCGCTACAATCCTGAGGATCTGTCCGTGCATCCGGACTATCTGTCGGTGGTGCTCGCGGACGATGGGACGCGGATGGAGATGTCGGCTACGGAGCGGTGCGGGATCTTCCGCTTTACCTACGCCGCGGATGTGACGGCGCGCGTGCTGATCGACGCGAATCATGGCGCTCGGATCCATGCGGGCGAGAATCTCATCACGGGACTGTCGCGGACGAACCATGGCGGCGTTCCGGAGAACTTCGCCTGCTACTTCGCCGTCCGTTTTGACCGGCCCTTCACGAACGCCTTCGTCACGCAGGGCGGGGCCGCCACTGGACAAACGGAGCTGGAAGGCGAGGAGATCGGGGTCGTCGCGGAGTTCGAGGCGGGCGCGCCCGTCGTGGTGAAGATCGGCGCCTCGTTTATCAGCGTCGAGCAGGCGATCCGCAATATCGATCTGGAGATCGGAAATAAGGACTTCGACGCCGTTCGCGGGGAGCTTTCCGCAACGTGGAGCGATCTGCTGGGCCGGATCGAAGTGGAAGGCGGGACGACGGATCAAAATCGCACCTTCTACAGCTGCCTGTACCGGGCGCATCTCTTCCCGCATATGTTCCATGAGACCGACGCTGCCGGGCAAACGGTCCACTACAGCGCCTATACCGGCGAGGTTCTGCCGGGCGTGGCGTATACGGACAGCGGCTTCTGGGACACCTACCGGACTCTGTTCCCGCTACTCTCCATTCTCCAGCCCAAGCGCTACGGGGAGATCCTGCAAGGGTTTGTGAACGCCTACAAAGAGGGCGGCTGGCTTCCGCAGTGGCCGAGCCCCGGTTACCGCGCCGTCATGATCGGCACCCATATCGACGCGGTCTTCGCCGACGCCTTTGTCAAGGGCGTGACGGGATTCGATCGCGAGATGGCGTATGAGGGACTGCTCAAGGACGCCAACATCCCCGGCGATCCCCACGACCTGTATGGTCGTGTCGGCCTGGACGATTATCTGAAGCTGGGTTACGTGGCCGCCGAGACCGCCAACAAATCGGCGTCGCGGTCGCTCGATTACCATTACGACGATTTCTGTATCTCGCAGGTTGCCGGCGTTCTCGGGCGGACGACCGACCAGGACCGGCTGCGCGCGCGGGCGCGGAACTATACGAAGCTCTATGACGCCGAATCCGGGTTTGTGCGCGGCCGGAACGCCGATGGATCCTGGCCGGCGAACTTCAATCCTTACTCCTGGGGCGGGCCGTATGTCGAAGGCAGCGCGTGGCAGTCGACCTGGGCGGTCCCGCACGATCCCGCCGGTCTGATGGCCGTCATGGGCGGGCAGGAGGCGCTGGTGCGCAAGTTAGATCGGATGATGTACCAGTCACCCAAGTTCGAGGTCGGATCGTATGGGCAGGAGATCCACGAGATGAGCGAAATGGCCGCCGTGCAGTTCGGCCAGTACGCGCAGAGCAATCAGCCGGTCCACCTCGCGCTCTTTTTGTACGCGGCGGCGGGCAGTCCGGCCCGCACCCAGTACTGGGTGCGGCGCACCATGAACGAGCTCTATACTCCCGACGACTTCCCCGGCGACGAAGACAACGGCGAGATGGCCTCCTGGTATCTTTTCAATGCGCTGGGCTTATACCCCCTATGTCCCGGCCATCCGTCCTACGTCTTGAGCTCGCCCCTGTTCCCGAAGGCGACCGTCACGCTGGAAGACGGCAAGAAGCTGGTGATCGAAGCGCTGGCGAACTCGGCCCAGAACTGCTACGTGACCGGCGTCGCCGTGAACGGCGCCGCGCATCCCTCGCTTTCGATCTCGCACGACGACATCGCGGCGGGCGGTTCGCTCACGTTCACGATGGCGGCTGCCCCGTCGCCGCGCGCTCTGTCCGCGTCGGACCTGCCGTATTCGCTTTCGGCGTACCCCGAGATGGCGCCGGCGACAGATCCTTTCGGGGCATCGCTGAAAATTAGCTGCGGCGGAAGCGACGCCGGCGGAGAGTTTGCCGACGATTGCTATGTTACGGGCGGCGAAGTTGTGAGCTTGGGCGGCCCCGGTGTTTACGCCTCCGCGCGGCGCGGCGCGTTCCAGTATGCGCTGCCGCTGCCCGCACTGCCCGAAGGCCAATCCTACACCGTCCGCCTCCGCTTCGCGGCTTCTGATGCCTCCGAGTTCAACGGCCGGGTGATCGGCGCTGGGCAAACGTCAGGAGAGCGATCCGTGGATCCGAATTACGCCGACGGCGTTCGGGAGGATTTCTCCGGAGTGGCTCCCAGCGGCGACGGCCTGATTCGAATCGAGACGGCTCAGGGGGCGCTGAGCGCGATCGAGATCTTCGCGGCCGGGTAA
- the ruvB gene encoding Holliday junction branch migration DNA helicase RuvB: MTERMISSDLADEDRDEYSLRPRWLREFIGQAKIKENLSIFLQAAKGRGEALDHVLLHGPPGLGKTSLSLIIANEMNATLRATSGPAIERPGDLVAILTNLEPGSVLFVDEIHRLSRTVEEILYSAMEDYQVDIVIGQGPSARTVKLDVNPFTLVGATTRAGLLTSPLRDRFGIQQNFTFYETDDLVEIIVRSAAILGVSLDLTGAVELAKRSRGTPRIANRLLKRVRDFAQVRADGHISKEVAAAALSMLEVDALGLDEFDRKLLRTLIEKFGGGPVGVETIAAAISEERETIEDVYEPYLMQHGFLQRTPRGRMATRAAYEHLGLTPPPRAPMQGELL, from the coding sequence ATGACCGAACGGATGATCTCCTCAGACCTTGCGGATGAGGATCGCGATGAATATTCGCTGCGGCCCCGGTGGCTGCGGGAGTTTATCGGGCAGGCGAAAATCAAGGAGAACCTGTCGATCTTTCTTCAGGCCGCGAAGGGCCGGGGGGAGGCGCTGGATCATGTGCTGCTCCATGGGCCGCCGGGACTGGGGAAGACGAGCCTTTCGCTGATTATCGCCAATGAGATGAATGCGACGCTGCGGGCGACGTCCGGGCCGGCGATCGAGCGGCCGGGGGATCTGGTTGCGATCCTGACGAACCTGGAGCCGGGCAGCGTGCTCTTTGTCGATGAGATTCACCGATTGTCGCGGACGGTCGAGGAGATTTTGTACTCGGCGATGGAGGACTACCAGGTCGATATCGTGATCGGGCAGGGGCCTTCGGCGCGGACGGTGAAGCTGGATGTCAACCCATTTACGCTGGTGGGGGCGACGACGCGGGCGGGACTGCTGACGTCTCCGCTGCGCGATCGTTTCGGCATTCAGCAGAACTTTACGTTTTATGAGACGGACGATCTGGTCGAGATCATCGTGCGTTCGGCGGCGATCCTGGGCGTGAGTTTGGATTTGACCGGGGCGGTGGAGCTGGCGAAGCGGTCGCGCGGCACGCCGCGCATCGCTAACCGGCTGCTCAAGCGCGTGCGCGATTTCGCGCAGGTGCGGGCGGACGGGCATATCAGCAAGGAAGTGGCGGCGGCGGCGCTTTCGATGCTGGAGGTGGACGCGCTGGGGCTGGATGAGTTCGACCGGAAGCTGCTGCGCACGCTGATCGAGAAGTTCGGCGGCGGCCCCGTGGGCGTCGAAACTATTGCGGCGGCGATCAGCGAGGAGCGGGAGACCATTGAAGATGTCTATGAGCCTTACTTGATGCAGCACGGCTTTTTGCAGCGCACCCCGCGCGGCCGCATGGCGACGCGCGCCGCGTACGAACATTTAGGTTTGACTCCGCCGCCGCGCGCGCCGATGCAAGGCGAGCTCTTGTAG
- a CDS encoding tetratricopeptide repeat protein codes for MQMNKKWGAPLAALGVILVVLCIIAAFRKTFATWAVSSARAHAHRHEDTLAARDFKLATMLDPSDYAAHDDYAIVLMRQKKYALAIQELHSALRLRPYDTDLHFDLANVLDKAGKRDEAISEWRLAIQYDAQNAPACVDLAMELIRKKEYPEAVSLARQAIQNAPDDYIAQETLGSALMRQGDFADGVAAYREAVRIEPDNASIHARFGIDLRKSHQFDGAIAEYREAIKLDPTRAQYHVQLSYGLSRRGENEEALAESQEAVKCDPKDSIAHNDLGYDLLMLHHPQEAVDEFHRSLALDPNRAAALDNLGYVCYRQGKSDDARQEYEAALKIAPDDPVIRADYAELLASQGDTKSALAESQKTLNPTPDDPIIYKCYGYVLYKSGQKAHARQMWSKVLTMDSADAAQQAREYLAKYP; via the coding sequence ATGCAGATGAATAAAAAATGGGGAGCTCCGCTGGCGGCTCTGGGCGTGATTTTGGTTGTGCTGTGCATCATCGCCGCGTTCCGGAAGACATTCGCGACCTGGGCCGTCTCCTCTGCGCGGGCGCACGCGCATCGTCACGAAGACACACTCGCCGCGCGTGATTTCAAACTCGCCACGATGCTTGATCCTAGCGACTATGCCGCGCATGACGATTATGCAATTGTGCTGATGCGCCAGAAGAAGTACGCTCTGGCAATTCAAGAATTGCACTCCGCATTGCGTTTGCGCCCCTACGATACCGATCTGCATTTTGATCTCGCCAACGTTCTCGATAAGGCAGGCAAACGCGACGAAGCGATATCGGAATGGCGACTTGCAATTCAGTATGACGCACAGAACGCTCCCGCTTGCGTGGATCTTGCGATGGAGCTAATCAGAAAGAAAGAATATCCCGAGGCAGTCTCACTGGCTCGCCAGGCAATACAGAATGCTCCTGATGATTACATTGCCCAAGAGACGCTGGGCAGCGCGCTGATGCGCCAGGGCGATTTCGCTGATGGCGTCGCCGCCTATCGAGAAGCTGTAAGGATCGAACCGGACAATGCAAGCATACACGCTCGGTTCGGAATTGATCTAAGAAAGTCGCACCAATTCGACGGAGCCATAGCGGAATATAGGGAAGCAATTAAACTCGATCCGACGAGAGCGCAATACCATGTCCAGTTGTCCTATGGGCTTAGTCGTCGAGGCGAAAACGAAGAGGCGCTGGCGGAATCTCAGGAAGCCGTCAAATGCGATCCGAAAGACTCCATTGCGCATAACGATCTCGGATACGATCTGCTTATGTTGCATCATCCACAAGAGGCTGTTGATGAATTTCACCGCTCTCTAGCGCTCGACCCAAACCGCGCAGCTGCACTCGATAACTTGGGGTATGTCTGCTATCGGCAGGGGAAGAGCGATGACGCTCGTCAAGAATATGAAGCCGCACTGAAAATTGCCCCGGATGATCCGGTGATTCGGGCGGACTACGCGGAGCTGTTGGCGAGCCAGGGAGATACAAAATCTGCTTTGGCGGAATCTCAGAAAACCTTGAACCCTACGCCCGACGATCCGATTATTTATAAGTGCTACGGCTATGTGCTTTACAAATCTGGCCAAAAGGCGCATGCGCGCCAAATGTGGAGTAAGGTGCTGACAATGGACAGCGCGGACGCGGCGCAGCAGGCGAGGGAGTATTTGGCGAAGTATCCATGA
- a CDS encoding tetratricopeptide repeat protein has protein sequence MSNAFQERSARGRNQTLRGVLLATACVFVAGVALASRHVIGERFYRAALWQSHHQNYSHAEADFHTAMRFDPKDSRILRGYGVMLAQEKKTPLAMAAFREAVRIDPADYKSHFDLGLNLLSTGQTASAIPELETAIRIHPDYARAYRTLGLALVAGGDREAANAAYRHAIQIAPRDPIAHEYLGNSLAAAGNISAAIEEEQQAVRLAPADAHAYVYLSEALFADHQYERAANEAQEAVAVDPRNARAHSILGKNLFILHRWDQAVNECLSAERLDRNLVSPHINLALIYFAREDWDHALVENQALVQLQPSDARAHARFGALLARAGDQKAAAAECGQAMAMAPHDPSVLNSEGYVLLMSGQKALAVKQWKAVLQRGDSGAVTEARKYLTQYQSDQTL, from the coding sequence ATGAGCAATGCATTTCAAGAGCGGTCCGCCAGGGGGCGCAATCAAACTTTACGGGGAGTGCTGCTTGCGACGGCCTGTGTTTTTGTTGCGGGAGTGGCCCTGGCCTCCCGTCATGTGATTGGAGAGCGATTCTATCGGGCCGCGCTTTGGCAGTCCCATCATCAGAATTACTCACACGCTGAAGCGGATTTCCATACCGCGATGCGTTTTGACCCAAAAGACAGCAGGATCTTACGTGGATATGGTGTTATGCTCGCCCAGGAGAAGAAGACGCCACTGGCGATGGCGGCGTTTCGTGAAGCTGTGCGTATCGATCCGGCCGATTACAAATCGCACTTTGATCTGGGCCTGAACCTGCTGAGTACGGGACAAACCGCCTCCGCGATTCCCGAGCTAGAAACCGCAATTCGAATTCATCCTGACTACGCACGCGCTTATCGTACGCTGGGGCTGGCGCTCGTCGCTGGCGGTGACAGGGAGGCTGCGAACGCGGCGTATCGCCATGCGATTCAAATCGCGCCGCGCGACCCTATCGCGCATGAATATTTGGGAAACAGTCTGGCGGCTGCGGGCAATATCAGCGCCGCGATTGAGGAAGAGCAGCAGGCCGTGCGTCTCGCTCCGGCGGACGCCCATGCTTATGTGTATCTGAGTGAAGCGCTCTTTGCAGATCATCAATACGAGCGCGCCGCTAACGAAGCGCAGGAAGCGGTCGCCGTTGATCCCCGGAACGCTCGCGCTCACTCCATCCTGGGGAAGAACCTCTTTATCCTGCATCGATGGGATCAAGCTGTCAATGAATGCTTAAGCGCCGAGCGCCTGGATCGCAATCTCGTATCGCCGCATATCAATCTCGCACTGATCTACTTTGCGCGTGAAGACTGGGATCACGCCCTGGTGGAGAATCAGGCTCTCGTACAGCTTCAGCCGTCTGACGCAAGAGCGCACGCCCGGTTCGGCGCGCTGCTGGCCCGCGCCGGCGACCAGAAAGCCGCCGCCGCCGAGTGCGGCCAGGCGATGGCGATGGCGCCGCACGATCCCTCCGTTCTTAACAGTGAGGGCTATGTGCTGTTGATGTCGGGGCAAAAGGCGCTTGCCGTAAAGCAATGGAAAGCCGTCCTGCAGAGGGGCGATTCCGGGGCCGTCACTGAAGCGCGAAAATACCTCACACAGTATCAAAGCGATCAAACCCTTTAG
- a CDS encoding ABC-F family ATP-binding cassette domain-containing protein encodes MIIVNEISKSYGTRTLFDNVSVKFTPGNRYGLTGPNGAGKSTFMKILSGEIEASNRGTITRPSRLGVLKQNQFEYDNERIIDTVMMGKASLWNALKERNELCEAEEFTDEMMNRLGDLETIIADENGYEAEIEVAEILRGIGLPNERHMDLMSTLPNDFKFRVLLAQALFAGPDALMLDEPTNHMDLESIHWLEDFLYEYKGTLLVISHDRHFLNAVCTHVADIDYDTIIVYPGNYDDMVEHKMQARDRVESDNRDKAKKIAQLQEFVSRFAAGQRSSQVQSRRKEMARLAPAEMKRSNIQRPFIRFEQTKPSSREILEVTGLTKSFDGRKILDNVNLEIVRGDKVAIIGGNGVGKTTLIRCLIGELEPDSGSAKWGFGASWGYYPQDYRVLMPNDSSTALDWIMQYVTDEGPQVVRGMLGRMLFAGDDALKPTSALSGGEAARLLLAKLMLMKDPILIFDEPTNHLDLEAVSALAEGLSTFPGTVLVVSHDRDLISEVSTRVLSFTPEGLIDFRGTYDEYLEEHPLPVAERRAKW; translated from the coding sequence ATGATCATCGTCAATGAAATTTCCAAATCCTACGGGACGCGAACGCTGTTCGACAATGTCAGCGTCAAGTTCACTCCGGGGAACCGATACGGCCTGACCGGCCCGAACGGCGCCGGCAAGTCGACCTTTATGAAGATCCTGTCGGGGGAGATCGAGGCCTCGAACCGGGGAACGATCACCCGGCCGTCGCGCCTCGGCGTCCTCAAACAGAACCAGTTCGAGTATGACAACGAGCGCATCATCGACACCGTCATGATGGGCAAGGCGTCGCTCTGGAACGCCCTGAAAGAGCGCAACGAGCTCTGCGAGGCCGAAGAGTTCACCGACGAGATGATGAACCGTCTCGGCGATTTGGAAACGATCATTGCCGACGAGAACGGTTACGAGGCGGAGATCGAAGTCGCGGAGATCCTGCGCGGTATCGGTCTGCCCAACGAGCGGCATATGGACCTGATGAGCACGCTGCCGAACGACTTCAAGTTCCGCGTGCTGCTCGCCCAGGCGCTGTTCGCCGGACCGGACGCGCTGATGCTCGACGAACCGACCAACCACATGGATCTGGAATCGATCCACTGGCTGGAGGACTTCCTCTACGAGTACAAGGGAACGCTGCTGGTCATCTCGCACGACCGTCACTTCCTGAACGCCGTCTGCACCCATGTCGCCGACATCGACTACGACACCATCATCGTTTATCCCGGTAACTACGACGATATGGTGGAGCACAAGATGCAGGCGCGCGACCGGGTCGAGTCCGACAACCGCGACAAGGCGAAGAAGATCGCCCAGCTTCAGGAATTCGTTTCGCGCTTCGCCGCCGGCCAGCGCTCCTCGCAGGTGCAGTCGCGGCGCAAGGAAATGGCGCGGCTCGCGCCGGCCGAAATGAAGCGGTCGAATATTCAGCGCCCGTTCATTCGCTTCGAGCAGACCAAGCCCTCCAGCCGCGAAATTCTGGAAGTGACGGGACTGACCAAGTCCTTTGACGGCCGTAAGATTCTGGACAACGTCAATCTGGAGATCGTGCGCGGCGACAAGGTCGCCATCATCGGCGGCAACGGCGTCGGCAAGACCACGCTGATCCGCTGCCTGATCGGCGAGCTGGAGCCAGACTCGGGGTCGGCCAAGTGGGGCTTTGGCGCGAGCTGGGGCTACTATCCGCAGGATTATCGGGTCTTGATGCCCAACGACAGCTCCACGGCGCTGGATTGGATCATGCAGTATGTGACCGACGAAGGCCCGCAGGTCGTGCGCGGCATGCTCGGCCGGATGCTGTTTGCCGGCGACGATGCGCTCAAGCCCACCTCGGCGCTGTCCGGCGGCGAGGCCGCCCGCCTGCTGCTCGCCAAGCTCATGCTGATGAAAGATCCGATCCTGATCTTCGATGAGCCGACGAACCACCTGGACCTGGAAGCCGTCTCCGCGCTCGCCGAGGGCCTGTCGACCTTCCCTGGAACGGTGCTTGTCGTCTCGCACGACCGCGATTTGATCTCCGAAGTCTCCACACGCGTGCTGTCGTTCACTCCCGAGGGCCTGATCGACTTCCGCGGAACGTACGACGAGTATCTGGAAGAGCACCCGCTGCCGGTCGCCGAGCGCCGCGCCAAATGGTAG
- a CDS encoding DNA adenine methylase, translated as MKSSDPYHSRRHSAARTDDYLYSQLIPYLGNKRKLIPLIAAAVASTGAVQGVFADLFAGSGVVSRWAKRQGYQVVANDWEPYTEAINGCYVGLNEPPDGAAELLETLNALPPAPHGYITDNYCPVDDENPDPDHERCFFTHANGARIDAIRQTIADWSEHGQLTPEAHAYLIAPLLYAASYVSNTSGIFKAYHRGWGGSTGDALYRIMSVLRVPTPVLRHSAESHRVTCMDAGRLAKNWGALVDRPMTIAYLDPPYNQHPYGSNYHLLNTLALWDKPEVGPVARGTKSAIRQDWRMERRSLFNHKDTALNALTNLVEALPARWVLISYSTHGNIPADTMLEAMAERGAATLLPRRYNRYRVSTPRMPVAPHTVEFVLTIDRDAPADRRAVDVMRGQLAEAATA; from the coding sequence ATGAAATCGTCCGATCCTTACCATTCGCGTCGCCACTCCGCCGCACGGACCGACGATTATCTTTACTCGCAATTGATTCCGTATCTCGGCAACAAACGTAAGTTGATTCCGCTGATCGCGGCGGCTGTCGCGAGCACGGGCGCCGTGCAGGGGGTGTTCGCGGACCTCTTCGCGGGAAGCGGCGTTGTTTCCCGATGGGCGAAGCGCCAGGGGTACCAGGTGGTCGCAAACGACTGGGAGCCTTACACCGAAGCGATCAACGGCTGTTATGTCGGTTTGAACGAGCCGCCGGACGGCGCCGCCGAATTACTGGAAACGCTCAATGCGCTGCCGCCCGCGCCGCACGGCTACATCACGGACAATTACTGTCCCGTGGACGACGAGAATCCCGATCCGGACCATGAGCGCTGTTTTTTCACGCATGCGAACGGGGCGCGGATCGACGCGATCCGGCAGACGATCGCCGATTGGAGCGAACATGGACAACTGACGCCCGAAGCGCACGCCTATCTGATCGCTCCTCTGCTCTACGCCGCTTCGTACGTGAGCAACACCAGCGGAATCTTCAAGGCCTACCATCGGGGGTGGGGAGGAAGCACGGGCGACGCCCTGTATCGGATTATGAGCGTGCTGCGCGTGCCGACCCCCGTCCTCCGCCACAGCGCTGAGTCGCATCGGGTGACGTGCATGGACGCCGGGCGCCTCGCGAAGAACTGGGGCGCCCTGGTCGATCGCCCGATGACGATCGCCTATCTCGATCCGCCGTATAACCAGCACCCCTACGGCAGCAACTATCATCTGCTCAACACCCTGGCGCTCTGGGATAAACCCGAAGTCGGGCCGGTGGCGCGCGGCACGAAATCCGCGATCCGTCAGGACTGGCGCATGGAGCGCCGGTCGCTGTTCAATCATAAGGACACGGCGCTGAATGCGCTCACGAACCTCGTGGAGGCGCTCCCCGCGCGCTGGGTGCTCATCAGCTACAGCACGCACGGCAATATCCCCGCCGACACCATGCTGGAGGCGATGGCTGAGCGCGGCGCCGCAACCCTGCTGCCGCGCCGCTACAACCGTTACCGGGTCAGCACGCCCCGGATGCCGGTTGCGCCCCACACCGTCGAATTCGTACTGACCATCGACCGCGATGCGCCCGCCGATCGGCGCGCCGTCGATGTCATGCGCGGCCAGCTCGCCGAGGCGGCGACCGCATGA
- a CDS encoding glycosyltransferase family 4 protein yields MRIALAASVYLNKNAGMAGVTWRLGNAMRDQGAEVDFYFLDELASFRQQIPNDEIFPWRLAFAPKIRTYDVVDSTAENTILSVFPKRPLLVSRSHGLENVAHIERLKDAKLGGKQLSRVYPLYRGSVRLWEEKLAFQRADLAFFLNEYDRGFAVDHFGVTPAKAHVVPNGLATQFLGLPFDPNPDVDGKIKIAWIGGYIPRKGIRYAEPAFAAVLRKHPHVSISLFGTGEDAAATLQHYPTDLHDRIHILPRYNQEELVVLLKGHSIYLLPSLSEGFPGSVLEAMANGLASVLTDIPGPTEFAKDEKNALLVPPRSSVDIETALNRLIEDASLRNRIRAAGYESVQRYSWKQIASDTLALYESGLSQRKG; encoded by the coding sequence ATGAGAATTGCTCTTGCCGCGAGTGTTTACCTCAATAAAAACGCGGGCATGGCCGGGGTGACTTGGCGATTGGGGAACGCGATGCGCGACCAGGGCGCGGAAGTCGACTTTTATTTTTTGGATGAGCTGGCGTCCTTTCGCCAGCAAATCCCCAATGACGAAATCTTTCCCTGGCGCCTGGCCTTCGCTCCCAAGATCCGCACCTACGATGTCGTCGACTCGACCGCCGAAAACACAATCCTCTCCGTATTCCCAAAACGGCCCCTGCTGGTCTCGCGAAGCCATGGCTTAGAGAATGTCGCGCACATCGAACGGCTCAAGGACGCGAAACTCGGTGGAAAACAACTGTCGCGAGTGTATCCGCTGTATCGCGGCAGCGTGCGTCTTTGGGAAGAGAAACTCGCGTTTCAGCGTGCGGACCTCGCCTTCTTTCTCAATGAATACGATCGTGGTTTCGCCGTGGACCACTTTGGGGTGACTCCAGCAAAAGCTCATGTCGTTCCAAACGGTTTGGCGACGCAGTTTCTCGGGCTGCCGTTCGACCCGAACCCCGATGTCGATGGAAAGATCAAGATCGCCTGGATCGGCGGCTACATTCCTCGCAAAGGCATCCGCTATGCCGAGCCGGCGTTTGCGGCAGTCCTTCGCAAGCATCCTCATGTCTCCATCAGCCTGTTCGGAACTGGGGAGGATGCGGCCGCAACGCTTCAGCATTACCCCACGGACCTGCACGACCGAATTCATATTCTTCCGCGATACAATCAAGAAGAGCTGGTGGTTCTGCTGAAGGGCCATAGTATCTACCTGCTTCCCAGTCTGAGCGAAGGCTTCCCCGGGTCCGTTCTGGAGGCGATGGCGAATGGGCTCGCTTCGGTCCTTACCGATATCCCCGGTCCTACCGAATTCGCCAAAGATGAGAAGAACGCGCTGCTGGTTCCTCCCCGCAGCAGCGTCGATATTGAAACGGCGCTGAACCGGCTGATCGAGGACGCATCCTTGCGAAATCGCATCCGCGCCGCCGGCTACGAATCGGTGCAGCGCTATTCGTGGAAGCAGATTGCGTCGGACACGCTTGCCCTCTATGAGAGCGGTTTGAGCCAGCGAAAAGGCTGA